Proteins encoded in a region of the Schistocerca serialis cubense isolate TAMUIC-IGC-003099 chromosome 6, iqSchSeri2.2, whole genome shotgun sequence genome:
- the LOC126483947 gene encoding uncharacterized protein LOC126483947 isoform X1 has protein sequence MTKSKENDDLYEKADNCHICGLVLDRKAETPRRDHCHLTGKFRGAAHNACNLKYQLPTHIPVFFHNLSGYDAHFLVEHLAKFGMKKDQVNILPESVEQYISFSKRMTPKITLRFLDSLRFMQTSLQKLVETLPRNDMHITRSAFTDEEKFQLATRKGVFPYEYLDSMAKLNETRLPDITSFTSTLTGDTITITDYEHAVNVWQEFNIPNLGEYARLYMDTDVRLLADVFEKFRSVCMTTYSLDPAFYYTAPGLSWDAMLKKTDCNIGLLTDASMLLFFERGIRGGLCQCVHRHAKANNPRMGVEYNASLDSSYILYLDVNNLYGHAMKQPLPVAGFQWVPEDELKGLGGQIMGLAADSDVGYVLEADIAYPNNLHGETSDLPLCPEQQIPRGSTIPKLMATVGDKQRYIIHYRNLQQCLRLGMELIKITRAISFKQSPWLKEYIELNTEKRAVASNDFEKDFYKLMNNSIFGKNAKCKK, from the coding sequence atgaccaaatcaaaggaaaatgatgacttgtatgaaaaggctgataattgtcatatttgcgggctggtcttagatagaaaagcggagactcctcgtagagaccattgtcatcttacgggtaagttccgcggtgcagcccacaatgcatgcaacttgaagtatcagttacctacacacatacccgtcttttttcataatctgagcgggtatgacgctcattttctcgttgagcacttggctaagttcggtatgaagaaggatcaggtcaatatcctgcctgaaagtgttgaacagtacatttctttttcaaaacgaatgacgccgaaaattacgctccgcttccttgactctctacgatttatgcaaacttcgctccagaaactggttgagactttacctcggaatgatatgcatatcactcgatctgcatttaccgatgaggaaaagtttcaacttgcgacgaggaaaggagttttcccgtacgagtatcttgatagtatggcaaaactcaatgaaaccaggcttcccgatataacttcttttaccagtactctcactggcgataccataactatcacagattatgagcatgccgttaatgtctggcaggaattcaacatccccaatttgggagaatatgcaaggttatacatggacacggacgttcgtttgcttgcagatgttttcgaaaagttccggagtgtatgtatgaccacgtactctctggaccctgccttttattacacggcacctgggttgtcctgggacgctatgctcaaaaaaacggattgcaacattggacttttgactgatgcttcaatgcttctattttttgagcgagggatccgcggcggactttgtcaatgtgttcacagacacgccaaggcaaataatccgcggatgggtgtcgagtacaacgcatcccttgattctagttacattttgtacttagatgttaacaatttatatgggcatgctatgaagcagccgctgccggttgccgggttccaatgggtgcctgaagacgaattgaagggattaggtggacagataatgggtcttgcggccgattctgatgtagggtatgtgcttgaggcagacatcgcgtaccctaataatttgcatggagagacaagcgacttgccgttatgtccagagcaacaaattccacgaggaagcaccatccctaaactgatggccactgttggggataagcagaggtatattattcattatcgtaacctccagcagtgtctcagattaggaatggagctcattaaaatcacccgggcaatctccttcaagcaatccccctggttgaaggagtatattgaactaaacaccgaaaagagggcggtcgcgagtaatgattttgaaaaagacttttataaattaatgaataattccattttcgggaaaaatgcaaaatgtaagaaatga